One Serinicoccus chungangensis genomic window carries:
- a CDS encoding enoyl-ACP reductase, with product MVEACADAGTDYGDLTGEVLFVREVVERFHERARETGARIVVSCGFDAVPSDLGVHLLHRAARADGAGGLTDTTLWVREGRGGVSGGTVDSLRVQLRRTREDPALRRVVRDPFALSGGHRGAAGQREHWRPFVEERSGRWAAPFVMAPYNTRVVRRSDALLGSAYGPRFRYRELVGTGPGARGALRAHALVAALGGVTRAMTVRGLDPIVDRLLPSPGEGPGRARREAGSFRTETTTTTEDGSRYAATVAAQGDPGYAATSVLLGQSALVLLATRGAAGRGGGVLTPAVALGDDLVEALRGQGFTLDVRRLDGPAPGDR from the coding sequence GTGGTCGAGGCCTGCGCCGACGCGGGCACCGACTACGGCGACCTCACCGGCGAGGTGCTCTTCGTCCGCGAGGTGGTCGAGCGTTTCCACGAGCGGGCCCGGGAGACCGGGGCCCGGATCGTCGTGTCCTGCGGCTTCGACGCGGTGCCCTCCGACCTCGGGGTGCACCTGCTCCACCGGGCGGCGCGGGCCGACGGTGCCGGCGGCCTGACCGACACCACCCTGTGGGTGCGTGAGGGCCGGGGAGGCGTCAGTGGCGGCACGGTCGACTCGCTGCGGGTCCAGCTGCGGCGCACCCGCGAGGACCCCGCCCTCCGCCGGGTGGTCCGCGACCCGTTCGCCCTGAGCGGCGGGCACCGCGGCGCGGCCGGGCAACGGGAGCACTGGCGCCCCTTCGTGGAGGAGCGCAGCGGTCGGTGGGCGGCGCCGTTCGTCATGGCGCCCTACAACACCCGGGTCGTGCGCCGCTCCGACGCGCTGCTCGGCAGCGCCTACGGCCCGCGCTTCCGCTACCGCGAGCTCGTCGGCACCGGCCCGGGCGCGCGCGGCGCGCTGCGGGCGCACGCCCTGGTCGCCGCGCTTGGTGGGGTCACGCGGGCGATGACGGTGCGCGGCCTGGACCCGATCGTGGACCGTCTCCTGCCCTCGCCCGGGGAGGGCCCCGGGCGCGCGCGCCGCGAGGCGGGGTCGTTCCGCACCGAGACGACGACCACGACCGAGGACGGCTCGAGGTATGCCGCGACCGTCGCCGCCCAGGGGGACCCGGGGTATGCCGCCACGTCCGTGCTCCTGGGGCAGTCGGCGCTCGTGCTGCTCGCGACCCGTGGCGCGGCCGGCCGCGGGGGTGGGGTGCTCACGCCCGCGGTGGCGCTCGGGGACGACCTCGTCGAGGCGCTGCGGGGCCAGGGCTTCACGCTGGACGTGCGACGGCTGGACGGCCCCGCTCCGGGCGACCGCTGA
- a CDS encoding VWA domain-containing protein — protein MKVSRVVAVALAGAVLLAACDGDADPGADAPAPTAGEAAAATTGPDDAVTTTAPPGSSAVPELVPVAWPDAPRELTEVEQEFLYAPGPYAGEAYDEEAAYQAVLAMEPGSAAEWQRAIQSQVQGDYAEDVQAAILFDPSLSEVSDGPTQGEAPEVEAVGSNHFAVVLDASGSMSAQGRGGTRMTEATSAIADFADTLPEGSTLSLRIFGQEGDNTDAGKAESCASSEVVFEGDAAGQGLQQALAQVQPVGWTPLARAVTASAADIPEDASDGIVYVVTDGLESCGGDPVQAAEDLAGSGIEPVVNVIGFEVGDADQQALRAMAEAGGGEFTDVGSGADLEEYWAQEYSRMMDAWSEWRRAELERVQDEGRASMAEASEVGQRLMDGAQDEGERAMDLASRLQDEEVVDRATGNEVWRWALDRKNEMWRWALDRKNSNWRAAYREQTRTWREVYDEGSARWSEYYRQQRGD, from the coding sequence ATGAAGGTTTCCAGGGTGGTCGCCGTGGCGCTCGCCGGGGCGGTGCTGCTGGCCGCGTGCGACGGGGACGCCGACCCGGGGGCGGACGCCCCGGCACCCACGGCGGGGGAGGCCGCGGCCGCGACGACGGGCCCGGACGACGCGGTCACCACCACGGCGCCGCCGGGCTCCTCGGCCGTGCCGGAGCTGGTGCCGGTCGCGTGGCCGGACGCCCCGCGCGAGCTGACCGAGGTCGAGCAGGAGTTCCTGTACGCCCCCGGCCCCTACGCCGGCGAGGCCTACGACGAGGAGGCGGCCTACCAGGCGGTGCTGGCGATGGAGCCGGGCAGCGCCGCGGAGTGGCAGCGGGCCATCCAGTCCCAGGTGCAGGGTGACTACGCCGAGGACGTCCAGGCCGCCATCCTCTTCGACCCGAGCCTGTCGGAGGTCTCGGACGGACCGACGCAAGGCGAGGCGCCGGAGGTCGAGGCCGTCGGCAGCAACCACTTCGCCGTCGTGCTGGACGCCAGCGGCTCGATGTCGGCGCAGGGCCGGGGAGGGACCCGGATGACGGAGGCCACGTCGGCGATCGCGGACTTCGCCGACACCCTGCCCGAGGGATCGACGCTGAGCCTGCGGATCTTCGGCCAGGAGGGCGACAACACCGACGCCGGCAAGGCCGAGTCGTGCGCCTCCAGCGAGGTCGTGTTCGAGGGCGATGCCGCAGGGCAGGGCCTCCAGCAGGCCCTGGCGCAGGTGCAGCCGGTGGGGTGGACCCCGCTCGCGCGGGCGGTCACCGCATCGGCCGCGGACATCCCCGAGGACGCCAGCGACGGGATCGTGTATGTCGTGACGGACGGTCTGGAGTCCTGCGGGGGCGACCCGGTCCAGGCGGCCGAGGACCTGGCCGGGTCCGGCATCGAGCCGGTCGTCAACGTCATCGGCTTCGAGGTCGGCGACGCCGACCAGCAGGCGCTGCGCGCGATGGCCGAGGCGGGGGGCGGTGAGTTCACCGACGTCGGCTCCGGAGCGGACCTGGAGGAGTACTGGGCGCAGGAGTACTCCCGGATGATGGACGCCTGGAGCGAGTGGCGGCGGGCCGAGCTCGAGCGGGTCCAGGACGAGGGCCGGGCGTCGATGGCGGAGGCCAGCGAGGTCGGGCAGCGGCTCATGGACGGTGCGCAGGACGAGGGGGAGCGGGCGATGGACCTCGCCTCCCGCCTGCAGGACGAGGAGGTCGTCGACCGCGCCACCGGCAACGAGGTCTGGCGGTGGGCGCTGGACCGCAAGAACGAGATGTGGCGCTGGGCGCTGGACCGCAAGAACTCCAACTGGCGGGCGGCCTACCGCGAGCAGACCCGCACGTGGCGGGAGGTCTACGACGAGGGCAGCGCCCGGTGGTCGGAGTACTACCGGCAGCAGCGTGGCGACTGA
- a CDS encoding 2-polyprenylphenol hydroxylase, with protein sequence MATERDAEADGVTEGGTPLDDERWLVVRGRRWRRQDPSLPEDVAQRLLSHLGRGRSGVRALRGAGEDPAPARRRVDLAKHGLGERGEPWWYQGPDQRHERWETALRELDALDRPGDEEGAGPDDPAS encoded by the coding sequence GTGGCGACTGAGCGCGACGCGGAGGCGGACGGGGTGACGGAGGGCGGGACGCCGCTCGACGACGAGCGCTGGCTGGTCGTGCGTGGCCGTCGCTGGCGCCGGCAGGACCCGTCGCTGCCCGAGGACGTGGCGCAGCGTCTGCTCTCGCACCTGGGTCGTGGCCGGTCCGGAGTGCGCGCGCTCCGGGGCGCCGGCGAGGACCCGGCTCCCGCGCGGCGGCGGGTCGACCTGGCCAAGCACGGGCTGGGGGAGCGGGGCGAGCCGTGGTGGTACCAGGGCCCTGACCAGCGCCACGAGCGCTGGGAGACGGCGCTGCGCGAGCTGGACGCGCTGGACCGCCCGGGCGACGAGGAGGGTGCCGGTCCGGACGACCCGGCGTCGTGA
- a CDS encoding AI-2E family transporter, with protein MPIHDLPHEARIAASLDVRAEEPADEPGHRPPTVPGSSPRPAGPPAPTTNVGVDRMRVIGDGFRFVTAWSLRVIIVAAALWLLWWVLEKVWFGVLPILLALIVATVLAPVVQLGRRIGLPSSLSTILTLLLSLALLAGVVAGLVPSIAGQSQQIFDQAGEGVGQVRSWISGPPLNLDDAQVDEYVTSAVSWIQERSSEAAGAVASGLGAVGSALVTLALMLVLLFFFLKDGPQFLPWVRRTTGRTVGRHLTEALTRMWSTLGGFIRTQAIVSAVDAVLIGIGLLVLQVPLALTLAVLTFLGGFIPIVGAVVAGGIAVLVALVTQGVTSALIVLVIVLAVQQIEGNVLQPMLQGRSMQMHPGIVLLAVAGGSTLFGIIGAFLAVPFAATFVVGLRYLSEQVDLRSGDVGAAEIPFATPEGYVAGAQAEYAATAAREAEQAAMTAAQHGSVAAAVPARPGFLAWLCGRH; from the coding sequence ATGCCGATCCACGACCTGCCCCACGAGGCCCGTATCGCCGCCTCGCTCGACGTGAGGGCGGAGGAGCCGGCCGACGAGCCGGGCCACCGGCCCCCCACCGTGCCCGGGTCGTCCCCGCGGCCCGCCGGCCCCCCGGCGCCGACCACCAACGTCGGGGTCGACCGGATGCGGGTCATCGGCGACGGGTTCCGCTTCGTCACGGCCTGGTCGCTGCGGGTCATCATCGTGGCGGCGGCCCTCTGGCTGCTGTGGTGGGTCCTCGAGAAGGTCTGGTTCGGCGTCCTGCCGATCCTGCTCGCCCTCATCGTCGCGACGGTCCTGGCCCCGGTCGTGCAGCTCGGCCGCCGCATCGGTCTCCCGTCCAGCCTGTCGACCATCCTCACCCTGCTGCTGTCGCTGGCCCTCCTCGCCGGCGTCGTCGCCGGCCTCGTGCCGTCCATCGCCGGGCAGTCCCAGCAGATCTTCGACCAGGCCGGCGAGGGTGTCGGCCAGGTGCGCAGCTGGATCAGCGGGCCGCCGCTCAACCTGGACGACGCGCAGGTGGACGAGTACGTCACCTCCGCCGTCTCCTGGATCCAGGAGCGCAGCAGCGAGGCCGCCGGCGCGGTGGCGTCCGGGCTCGGCGCGGTGGGGTCGGCGCTGGTCACCCTGGCCCTCATGCTGGTCCTGCTCTTCTTCTTCCTCAAGGACGGCCCCCAGTTCCTCCCGTGGGTGCGGCGCACCACCGGCCGGACGGTCGGTCGGCACCTCACCGAGGCGCTGACCCGGATGTGGAGCACGCTCGGCGGCTTCATCCGCACCCAGGCCATCGTCAGCGCCGTCGACGCCGTGCTCATCGGCATCGGGCTGCTCGTCCTGCAGGTGCCGCTGGCCCTCACCCTGGCGGTGCTGACCTTCCTCGGTGGCTTCATCCCCATCGTCGGCGCGGTCGTCGCCGGGGGTATCGCCGTGCTCGTCGCGCTCGTCACCCAGGGGGTCACCAGCGCGCTGATCGTCCTGGTCATCGTGCTGGCGGTCCAGCAGATCGAGGGCAACGTGCTGCAGCCCATGCTGCAGGGCCGCAGCATGCAGATGCATCCCGGCATCGTGCTGCTCGCCGTCGCCGGCGGCAGCACCCTCTTCGGCATCATCGGCGCCTTCCTCGCGGTGCCCTTCGCCGCCACCTTCGTCGTGGGCCTGCGCTACCTCAGCGAGCAGGTGGACCTGCGCAGCGGGGACGTCGGCGCCGCCGAGATCCCCTTCGCCACCCCGGAGGGCTACGTGGCCGGGGCCCAGGCGGAGTATGCCGCCACCGCGGCCCGCGAGGCCGAGCAGGCCGCGATGACAGCGGCGCAGCACGGCTCGGTGGCCGCCGCCGTGCCCGCCCGACCGGGCTTCCTCGCCTGGCTCTGCGGCCGGCACTGA
- a CDS encoding FAD-binding monooxygenase: protein MQFHHHGYVSGDPRVQEAAGTGVDRPTELPDTTDVLLVGSGPAGMLLAAQLSQFPQVSTRIIERRDGRLPLGQADGIQPRSVETFQAFGFAERIVAEAYNIAYMNFWGPDPEHPENIVRTARTEDYGLKISEFPHLIVNQARVLDYFAEAARHGPGRIVPDYGVAFLGLTVHEEGDHPVEVRVRHVAGDREGEERTIRARYVVGCDGARSGVREAIGRRHTGQSAAHAWGVMDVLVNTDFPDWRTKCAINAEAGNILHIPREGGYLSRMYIDLGESPEDPDHAIRRTPIEDIIRRANEILHPYSIDVKEVAWHSVYEVGHRVTDKFDDVPEGSDRAPRVFLTGDACHTHSAKAGQGMNVSMQDGFNLGWKLGHVLTGLSPDSLLATYSAERQPVAQQLIDFDREWSSLMARKPQDISDPSELATFYLGTAEFPSGFMTEYAPSTLVSDTGHQDLAEGFPLGKRLKSAEVVRVCDGNAVHLGHHARADGRWRIYAFADAPAAGEPSALSDWASWMASPESPVARFTPEGADPDAVFDVKVVYQQGYEDVDLGRVPEVFLPRSGPLDLTDWEKVFAAAPNAWTETDIFVERGLSRDGVVVVVRPDQYVSAILPLTATQELGAYFGANMLGAGR from the coding sequence ATGCAGTTCCACCACCACGGCTACGTGTCCGGCGACCCGCGCGTCCAGGAGGCCGCCGGCACCGGGGTGGACCGACCCACCGAGCTCCCGGACACCACCGACGTGCTGCTCGTCGGCTCCGGCCCGGCCGGCATGCTCCTCGCCGCCCAGCTCTCGCAGTTCCCCCAGGTGTCCACCCGCATCATCGAGCGCCGCGACGGACGGCTGCCGCTGGGCCAGGCGGACGGCATCCAGCCGCGCAGCGTCGAGACCTTCCAGGCCTTCGGGTTCGCCGAGCGGATCGTCGCCGAGGCCTACAACATCGCCTACATGAACTTCTGGGGTCCCGACCCGGAGCACCCGGAGAACATCGTCCGCACCGCCCGGACCGAGGACTACGGGCTGAAGATCAGCGAGTTCCCCCACCTCATCGTCAACCAGGCGCGGGTGCTCGACTACTTCGCCGAGGCCGCACGCCACGGACCCGGCCGGATCGTCCCGGACTACGGCGTCGCGTTCCTCGGGCTCACGGTGCACGAGGAGGGCGACCACCCCGTCGAGGTCAGGGTCCGGCACGTCGCCGGTGACCGGGAGGGCGAGGAGCGCACGATCCGCGCGAGGTATGTCGTAGGCTGCGACGGCGCACGCAGCGGGGTGCGCGAGGCCATCGGGCGGCGGCACACCGGGCAGTCCGCGGCCCACGCGTGGGGCGTGATGGACGTGCTGGTCAACACCGACTTCCCCGACTGGCGCACCAAGTGCGCCATCAACGCCGAGGCCGGCAACATCCTGCACATCCCCCGGGAGGGCGGCTACCTCAGCCGGATGTACATCGACCTGGGCGAGTCGCCCGAGGACCCCGACCACGCCATCCGCCGCACGCCGATCGAGGACATCATCCGGCGGGCCAACGAGATCCTGCACCCCTACTCCATCGACGTGAAGGAGGTCGCCTGGCACAGCGTCTACGAGGTCGGCCACCGGGTGACCGACAAGTTCGACGACGTGCCGGAGGGCTCGGACCGGGCGCCACGGGTGTTCCTCACCGGCGACGCCTGCCACACGCACAGCGCCAAGGCCGGCCAGGGCATGAACGTCTCGATGCAGGACGGCTTCAACCTCGGCTGGAAGCTGGGTCACGTGCTCACCGGGCTCAGCCCGGACTCGCTGCTCGCCACCTACTCGGCCGAGCGGCAGCCGGTCGCGCAGCAGCTCATCGACTTCGACCGCGAGTGGTCCTCGCTCATGGCCCGCAAGCCGCAGGACATCTCCGACCCCTCCGAGCTGGCCACCTTCTACCTCGGGACCGCCGAGTTCCCCTCCGGCTTCATGACCGAGTACGCGCCCTCCACGCTCGTCTCCGACACCGGCCACCAGGACCTCGCCGAGGGGTTCCCGCTGGGCAAGCGCCTCAAGTCCGCCGAGGTGGTCCGGGTCTGCGACGGCAACGCCGTGCACCTCGGCCACCACGCACGGGCGGACGGGCGGTGGCGGATCTACGCCTTCGCCGACGCCCCGGCCGCCGGCGAGCCCTCGGCGCTCTCCGACTGGGCCTCGTGGATGGCCTCGCCGGAGTCGCCGGTCGCGCGCTTCACCCCCGAGGGCGCCGATCCCGACGCCGTCTTCGACGTCAAGGTCGTCTACCAGCAGGGCTACGAGGACGTCGACCTCGGCCGGGTCCCCGAGGTGTTCCTCCCCCGCAGCGGGCCGCTGGACCTCACCGACTGGGAGAAGGTCTTCGCCGCCGCGCCGAACGCCTGGACGGAGACCGACATCTTCGTCGAGCGCGGGCTGTCCCGCGACGGCGTGGTGGTGGTCGTCCGCCCCGACCAGTACGTCTCGGCGATCCTCCCGCTCACCGCGACGCAGGAGCTGGGCGCCTACTTCGGGGCCAACATGCTGGGGGCCGGTCGCTGA
- a CDS encoding fumarylacetoacetate hydrolase family protein, which produces MSEGAPTSAGPGADGSQDLAPRDDQDPRFAALPCRPGKIIAVHLSYGSRADQRGRRPEAPSYFLKPSSSVAASSSTVERPPGTELLAFEGEVALVIGRPARQVSEQDAWSHVGWVTAANDLGLYDLRAADKGSNTRSKGRDGYTPVGPALVDARTVDPAGLRVRTWVNGDLVQDDTTAGLLFSLPQIVADLAQHLTLETGDVILTGTPAGSSVVVPGDVVEVEVDAPTADGTPTSGRLVTTVVQGEGDFDPDLGSLPSVDDTQRAEAWGSREAAGLPTEGTDAGETDRRSGRPGLPADLRAKLEQVPVAGLSQQLRQRGLDNVTIDGVRPLHPGAKLVGVARTLRFVPNREDLFRSHGGGYNAQKRVFDAVGEGEVIVIEARGEAGSGTLGDILAIRAHANGAAGIVTDGGVRDHDAVAAVGIPVYSAGAHPAVLGRRHVPWDHDLTIACGGTTVQPGDILVGDADGVVVIPPGLAEEVADAALAKESEDAWIAERVAEGHPVDGLFPMDAGWRARYDTWLGEQG; this is translated from the coding sequence ATGAGCGAAGGAGCTCCGACGTCGGCCGGCCCCGGTGCGGACGGCTCCCAGGACCTCGCCCCACGAGACGACCAGGACCCGCGGTTCGCCGCGCTGCCGTGCCGGCCCGGGAAGATCATCGCCGTGCACCTCAGCTACGGCTCGCGGGCCGACCAGCGTGGACGGCGCCCCGAGGCTCCGTCCTACTTCCTCAAGCCGTCCAGCTCGGTGGCCGCCTCCTCGAGCACGGTGGAGCGACCGCCGGGGACCGAGCTGCTCGCCTTCGAGGGCGAGGTGGCGCTGGTCATCGGCCGGCCGGCCCGCCAGGTCTCCGAGCAGGACGCGTGGTCGCACGTCGGCTGGGTGACGGCCGCGAACGACCTCGGGCTCTACGACCTGCGGGCCGCCGACAAGGGGTCCAACACCCGCTCCAAGGGCCGGGACGGCTACACCCCGGTCGGTCCGGCGCTCGTGGACGCGCGCACCGTCGACCCGGCCGGCCTGCGGGTGCGGACCTGGGTGAACGGCGACCTCGTCCAGGACGACACCACCGCCGGGCTCCTGTTCTCCCTGCCGCAGATCGTCGCCGACCTCGCGCAGCACCTCACGCTGGAGACCGGTGACGTCATCCTCACGGGGACCCCGGCCGGCTCCTCGGTCGTCGTCCCGGGCGACGTGGTCGAGGTCGAGGTGGACGCCCCCACCGCCGACGGCACCCCCACCAGCGGGCGCCTCGTCACCACCGTCGTCCAGGGGGAGGGGGACTTCGACCCGGACCTCGGCTCCCTGCCCTCGGTGGACGACACGCAGCGCGCGGAGGCGTGGGGGTCACGGGAGGCGGCCGGTCTGCCGACCGAGGGCACCGACGCCGGGGAGACCGACCGCCGGTCCGGGCGCCCCGGACTGCCGGCCGACCTGCGGGCGAAGCTCGAGCAGGTGCCGGTCGCCGGGCTCTCGCAGCAGCTGCGCCAGCGCGGCCTCGACAACGTGACGATCGACGGCGTGCGCCCCCTGCACCCCGGGGCCAAGCTGGTCGGCGTCGCCCGGACCCTGCGCTTCGTGCCCAACCGGGAGGACCTCTTCCGCAGCCACGGCGGGGGCTACAACGCCCAGAAGCGTGTCTTCGACGCCGTCGGTGAGGGAGAGGTGATCGTCATCGAGGCCCGCGGGGAGGCCGGGTCCGGGACGCTCGGCGACATCCTCGCGATCCGGGCCCACGCCAACGGCGCCGCCGGCATCGTCACCGACGGCGGGGTGCGTGACCACGACGCGGTCGCCGCGGTCGGCATCCCCGTCTACAGCGCCGGTGCCCACCCCGCCGTCCTGGGGCGCCGGCACGTGCCGTGGGACCACGACCTCACCATCGCCTGCGGCGGGACCACCGTGCAGCCCGGCGACATCCTCGTCGGCGACGCCGACGGGGTCGTCGTCATCCCACCGGGCCTGGCCGAGGAGGTCGCCGACGCCGCCCTGGCCAAGGAGTCCGAGGACGCCTGGATCGCCGAGCGGGTGGCCGAGGGCCACCCCGTCGACGGGCTCTTCCCCATGGACGCCGGGTGGCGGGCGAGGTACGACACGTGGCTCGGCGAGCAGGGCTGA